In the Sus scrofa isolate TJ Tabasco breed Duroc chromosome 7, Sscrofa11.1, whole genome shotgun sequence genome, one interval contains:
- the NOP10 gene encoding H/ACA ribonucleoprotein complex subunit 3, giving the protein MFLQYYLNEQGDRVYTLKKLDPTGQQTCSAHPARFSPDDKYSRHRITIKKRFKVLMTQQPRPVL; this is encoded by the exons ATGTTTCTCCAGTATTATCTCAACGAGCAGGGAGACCGGGTCTATACCTTAAAG AAGCTCGACCCCACGGGACAACAGACTTGCTCGGCCCATCCTGCTCGGTTCTCCCCAGACGACAAATATTCTCGACACCGGATCACTATCAAGAAACGCTTCAAGGTGCTTATGACCCAGCAACCGCGCCCCGTCCTTTGA